In a single window of the Nicotiana tomentosiformis chromosome 8, ASM39032v3, whole genome shotgun sequence genome:
- the LOC138897356 gene encoding uncharacterized protein, giving the protein MGGVEFEGTVDPIDVEQWLERMERLLLNFTYLAVVTLFDPGSTHSYVFSSLVLLENVKFVRLDSGVLVKRPLGHQVICNQIYRGCPFVIEILAFPANQIEMPSQDYDIIIGMDWLHKCNTLVDYRSKRVTFKASTYSHFVIQGEGLLTSNIIYAFVARKMISHECEAYLSHIVYTNLESPSLKDTPVVCEFTDVFPKNLHGLPPKREVEFPIEVIT; this is encoded by the exons atggGTGGAGTTGAGTTTGAAGGCACTGTTGATCCTATTGATGTTGAACAATGGCTTGAGCGCATGGAGAGA TTGTTGCTAAATTTCACTTATTTGGCTGTTGTTACActatttgatcctggttctacACATTCCTATGTTTTCTCATCACTTGTTTTGCTTGAAAATGTCAAATTTGTAAGACTTGATTCTGGTGTGCTTGTCAAACGTCCTTTGGGTCATCAGGTTATTTGTAATCAGATCTATCGAGGTTGTCCCTTCGTGATTGAAATTCTAGCCTTCCCTGCCAATCAGATTGAAATGCCTTCACAAGATTATGATATTATCATTGGTATGGATTGGCTTCATAAATGCAATACATTAGTTGATTACAGGTCAAAACGTGTGACCTTTAAAGCTTCTACATATTCACACTTTGTTATTCAAGGTGAAGGATTATTGACATCTAATATTATCTATGCGTTTGTGGCAAGAAAGATGATTAGTCATGAATGTGAAGCTTATCTTTCTCATATAGTTTATACAAACCTAGAAAGTCCAAGCCTTAAAGATACACCGGTTGTGTGTGAATTTACTGATGTTTTCCCTAAAAATCTTCATGGGTTGCCCCCGAAAAGGGAAGTTGAATTTCCCATAGAGGTTATTACTTGA